The Nocardioides ochotonae genome segment CTCGAGGACGAGCCGCCGGCGCCCGAGCCGGGCCCCGGCACGCTGGCCACCGATCCGGCTGCGTCGTCGTCCACGATCCCCGAGGCCGCCGCGTCGGTGCCGTCCCCGATGGCCGATCTGCCCGCCGGCGCCGGGTTCGGCAGCCTGGTCCACGCCGTCCTCGAGCACACCGACCCCGAGGCCCCCGACCTGCGCGCGGAACTGCGCCGCCACGTCGCAGAGCAGCTCGCCTGGTGGCCGGTCGAGGTGGGCGTCGAGGCGCTCGCCGAGGCGCTGGTGCCGCTCCACGAGACCCCGTTCGGGCCGGTCGCCCCGGGCTGGACGCTGGGCCGGGTGCCGCTGCGCGACCGGCTGCGCGAGCTGGAGTTCGAGCTCCCGCTCGCCGGTGGCGACGTGCGTGCCGGCGCCCGCCGCGAGGTGCTGCTGCGCGACCTGGCCCCGCTGCTGCGCCGTCACCTGCCCGCGGACGACCCGCTGGCGCCGTACGCCGATCGCCTCGAGGTGCCGCCGCTCGGCGACCAGCCGCTGCGCGGCTACCTCTCCGGCTCGGTCGACGCGGTGCTGAGGCTGCAGACCGAGGCGGGTCCGCGGTTCGTGGTCGTCGACTACAAGACCAACATGCTCGGCGACCCTGCCCGGCCGCTCACCGCCGCCGACTACGCGCCGCCGCTGCTCGCCGAGGCGATGCTGCACTCGCACTACCCGCTCCAGGCGATGCTCTACTGCGTGGTCGCCCACCGCTACCTGCGCTGGCGGCTGCCCGGCTACGACCCGGAGGTGCACCTGGCCGGGGTGCTCTACCTCTACGTGCGCGGGATGTGCGGCCCGGACACCCCGACCGTCGAGGGGTGCCCGTCCGGCGTCTTCGGCTGGCGCCCGCCCGCGGCGCTGGTCACCGCGTTGTCCGACCTGCTCGACGGCGTAGCGGAGGGGGAGTCATGATCGAGCGCTTCGAGGTGGAGGACCGCTTCGACGCCCGACTGGCGATCGGCGCCACCGGGCTGCTGCGGACCTTCAACCACGCCGGGGTGATCACCGCGGCCGACGTCCACGTCGCCACCCGGCTCGGCGAGCTGACCGGCACCGCCGACGAGGAGGTCCGCCTCGCCCTCGCGCTCGCCGTGCGCGCCGCCCGCCATGGCTCGGTGTGCGTCGACCTCGCCGCCGTCGCGGCCCCGGCCGACCCGGACCCTCAGACCACCAGCACCGACCCCGGCGACCCGCTCCCGTGGCCGGACGCCGAGGGCTGGCTCGCCCGGGTGGCGGCGAGCCCGGCGGCGGCCGCCTCGGTGGTCCAGGTCGAGCACGGCCAGCTCTACCTCGACCGCTACTGGCGCGAGGAGGGCCAGGTCCGCGACGACCTGCTCACCCGGGCCGCGGCGGTCGCGCCGTCGGTCGATCCGGTCAGGCTCGAGGCCACCGCCGCCCGCCTCTTCCCCGGGGAGGGGTACGCCGAGCAGCGCGCCGCCGCGCTGGCCGCGGCGCGGCAGTGGACCACCGTGCTCACCGGCGGGCCCGGCACCGGCAAGACCACCACCGTCGCCGGGCTGCTGGCCCTGCTGACCGACCAGGCCGAGGCGAGCGGGCGGCGCCTGCGCATCGCCCTGACCGCGCCCACCGGCAAGGCGGCGGCGCGCCTGCAGCAGGCGGTGGAGGAGGCGCAGCGCTCCGCGCGCTTCACCGACGCCGACCGCGCCCGCCTGGCCGAGCTCGGCGCCTCGACGCTGCACCGGCTGCTGGGCTGGGTGCCGGAGTCCAGCACCCGCTTCCGCCACCACCGTGGCAACAAGCTGCCCCACGACGTCGTGGTGGTCGACGAGACCTCGATGCTGTCGCTGACGATGATGGCGCGGCTGTTGGAGTCGGTGCGCCCCGACGCCCGGCTGGTGCTGGTCGGCGACCCCGACCAGCTCGCCTCGGTCGAGGCCGGGGCCGTGCTCTCCGACCTGGTGCAGGGCCTGGCCGGCACCGCCCCCGACGCCGTCGCGGCGCTGCGCACCACCCACCGCTTCGGCGGCAGCATCGGCGCGCTCGCGGAGGCGCTGCGCGCCGGCGACGCCGACGAGGTGCTCGCGCTGCTCACCTCCGGGGCCGGCGACGTCGAGCTGATCGACCCCGACGACCCGACGGCGACCGACCAGCTGCGCGGCCTGCTCGTCCAGCACGCCCTCGCCGTGCGCTCGGCCGCCCTCGCGGGCGATGCGGAGGCGGCGGTCGCCGCCACCGACGACCACCGGCTCCTGTGCGCCCACCGCGACGGCCCGTGGGGGGTCAACCACTGGAACCGCCAGGTCGAGCGCTGGCTCGGCGAGGCGACCGGCCAGCCGGTCGGCGCCGTCTGGGGCCAGGAGTGGTACGCCGGGCGCCCGCTGCTGGTGACCGCCAACGACTACGGCCTGGGACTGTTCAACGGCGACACCGGCGTCGTGGTCCGTGAGGACGACGAGCTGCGCGCGGTGGTCGCCGGGGTCGGTGAGCACCTGCGCTTCGCGACCTCCCGGCTCTCCGACGTCGACACGCTGCACGCGATGACGGTGCACAAGAGCCAGGGCAGCCAGGCGCGGGAGGTCACGGTGCTGCTGCCGCCGGAGGATTCTCCGCTGCTGACCCGTGAGCTCTTCTACACCGCGGTGACCCGCGCCCAGGAGCGGGTGCGCGTGGTCGGCTCACAGGCCGCGGTCCGGGCCGCCGTGGCTCACCGGGTCCAGCGAGCCACCGGGCTGCGCCAGCGGCTGCGCGCCGCCAGCGACGTGGCGCTCGTCGCCCGGTGATGCCCGAGTCCTGAACGATCCCGCGCCGACCGGCCTGGGATCGCTAGGGTCGGGGCGATTCGAATGGAGTGCTGAATGCCCTACCTGCTGCGTGTCGAGCTGCCCGACGTCCCTGGGTCCCTCGGTCGGCTGGCGAGCGCGATCGGTGCTGCCGGCGGCGACATCGACGCGATCGAGATCGTCGAGAAGCGCCGCGACGACGGGGTCGCGGTCGACGACGTGCTCCTCGAGACCACGCCGGGAACGATGCCCGACTCGATCGTCTCCGCCTGCAACGCCCTCGACGGTGTCCAGGTGATCTGGATCAGCCGGTACGCCGCCGGCGGCAACCTGTTCCTCGACCTCGAGGCGGTCGAGGAGCTCACCGGGGACCCGGTCCGGGCGCTCGACCGGCTCATCGACCTGCTGCCGATCACCTTCCGCGCCGACTGGGCCGCACGCGTCCACCGCGACACCGGGGTCGTCTACGGGACCCAGGCGGCGCCCAGCGACCTGACCTGGCAGCAGCTCGGCAAGGCCGCGCGCCTGGACACCGACGACGACAACGTGCACTGCGGGGCCCGGCTCAACAAGCACGAGGTGGTGATCATCGGTCGCCGCGGCGGTCCGGAGTTCCTGGACTCCGAGCTGGCCCGGCTGGGGCACCTGGTCGCGCTGGCGATGTCGATCTCGCGCGCCGGCTGACCCGGTCTCAGCGGGCCGCGGCCGCCTGTACGCCCTCGGCGCTCTCGGCCTGGTCCGAGTGCTCGATGTGGTCCTCGGCCGCCCGGCTGGCGCGCTGCGGGATGCACAGCGCGATGATGCCGGCCAGCAGCGCCAGGCCGGCGCCGAGCAGCAGCCCGGTCTGGAAGCCGGCCTTGCTCGGCACCGCGACGCCTCCGAAGTCGGTGGTCATCTGGGCCAGCACCACACCCACGACGGCGGCGGCGAACGACGTGCCGAGCGCGCGCATCAGGGTGTTGACGCTGTTGGCCGAGGCGGTGATCGAGAGCGGGACCGAGCCCATGATCAGCGCGGGCATCGCGCCGTACGCGAAGCCGACGCCCATCGAGCAGATGCAGACCGCGACCAGCAGACCCCACGTGGAGCTCATCAGCAGCGTCGCGCAGAGGTAGCCGACCGCGACGACGAAGCCGCCGAGGGCCAAGGTGATCTTGGGGCCGCGGGCGTGGGAGATCCGCGCGCCGACCGGGGACATCGCCATCATCACGAAGCCGCCCGGCATCATCCACAGGCCCATCGCGACCATCGACTGGCCCAGGCCGTAGCCGGTCTCGGACGGGAGCTGGAGCAGCTGCGGGATGATCAGCGACTGCGCGTACATCGCGAAGCCGATCACCAGCGAGGCCAGGTTGGTCAGCAGCACGACCGGGCGCGCGGCGACCCGCAGGTCGACCAGCGGGGCGGTGCTGCGCAGCTCGTAGGCGCCCCAGGCGACCAGCACGACGACCGCGCCGATGAGCAGGCCGAGCGTGATGGGGCTGCTCCAGCCCCAGTCGGCGCCCTTCGAGACGCCGAGCAGCAGGCTGACCAGGCCGACGCCGAGCCCGACGGCGCCCACGCCGTCGAACCCGCCGGTGCTGGTGATGGGCGTGGGCGGGATGAGCGTGACGATGAGGACGGCGACCAGGACGGCCAGCGCGGCGGCGCCCCAGAACAGGGCACGCCAGTTGGCGTGCTCGGCGACGGCCGCGGCGAGCGGTAGGCCGAGAGCACCGCCGATGCCCATCGAGGCGCTCATCAGGGCGATCGAGCCGCCGAGTCGCTCGGCGGGGATCAGGTCGCGCATGGCGCTGATGCCGAGCGGGATCATGCCCATGCCGATCCCCTGGAGGCCGCGGCCGATGATCATCGGGACGACCGTCGTGGCCAGGGCGCCCACGACCGAGCCGACGATGAGCGAGCCGACACAGATCAGCATGATCCGGCGCTTGCCGAACATGTCGCCGAGGCGCCCGCTGATCGGCGTCGCCACCGCGGAGGTGAGCAGCGTCGCGGTGATCACCCACGAGGCGTTGGACCGGCTGGTGTCGAGGATCTGCGGCAGGTCCTGGATCAGCGGGACCACGAGGGTCTGCATGAGCGCGGCGGTGATGCCCGCGACCGCCAGGACGACGACCACCGCACCGGGGCGCACCGGGGCGGGTGGACGACGCGCAGAAATAGTTGACACGAGCAAGCAGTCTACGAGTGCTCGCAAGGGACGCCAATCGCCGTCCCGGCGCCCCGGGGCTGCCCCGGGGTGCCGGCTCGGCTCAGATGCGCTCGAGCAGGAAGACCGGGATCTCCCGGTCGGTCTTCTTCTGGTACTCGCCGTACGTCGCCCAGGTGCGGACCGCGAGGTCCCACCACTCCGCACGCTCCTCGCCGGTGACGATGCGGGCGCGGTAGGTGTGCTTCTCCGCGCCGTCCTGGAGCTCGACCTCCGGGTGGGCGATGAAGTTGTAGTACCAGGTCGGGTGGTCGTCGGCGCCGCCCTTGGAGGCGATCGCGACGTAGGTGCCGTCGCGCTCGACGCGCATCACGGGGTTCTTGCGCAGCTTGCCCGAGCGGGCACCGCGCGAGGTGATCACCACGATCGGGTCCTCGGTGCCGGGCAGCACGTTGGCGCGCTGGCCGTCGGAGGCCTCGAACTCGGCGACCTGGTCGCGGACCCACTGCTCGGGGCTGGGCTCGTACTCGCCTGTCAGTGTCATGTCCTTCCAATGACCGCTGCGCCGACAGCTATTCCTCCGGTTGCCCAGGTGACGGAACGACCGACACCCTCCGGGCCCGCGGGAGCGGGCCGATAGCCTCCGCCCATGAGTGCGATCGACGGCGTCTCGGAGATCTTCGACCCGGCTGACTGGGACGAGGTCCCGGGGTTTGCGGACCTGACCGACCTGACCTATCACCGGGCCAAGGCCCACGGCACCGTGCGGATCGCCTTCGACCGCCCCGACGTGCTGAACGCCTTCCGCCCGCACACCGTCGATGAGCTGCTGCGCACGCTCGAGCACGCGCGCCAGTCCGCCGACGTCGGCTGCGTGATCCTCACCGGCAACGGCCCGAGCGCCAAGAACGGCAAGTGGTCCTTCTGCTCCGGCGGCGACCAGCGGATCCGCGGCAAGGCCGGCTACCAGTACGAGGACAAGGCCATCGGCGCCGACGACACCGGCGCCGAGGAGCCCTCGGTCATCGACAAGGCCAAGCTCGCGCGTCTGCACATCCTGGAGTGCCAGCGGCTGATCCGGTTCATGCCCAAGGTCGTCATCTGCGTGGTGCCCGGCTGGGCCGCCGGCGGCGGGCACTCGCTGCACGCCGTCGCCGACCTGACCCTGGCCTCGCGCGAGCACGCGAAGTTCAAGCAGACCGACGCCGACGTCGGCTCCTTCGACGGCGGCTACGGCTCGGCGTACCTCGCCCGCCAGGTGGGGCAGAAGTTCGCCCGCGAGATCTTCTTCCTCGGCGAGGAGTACTCCGCCGAGGAGATGTTCGCGATGGGCGCGGTCAACCGCGTCGTCGAGCACGCCCAGCTGGAGAAGGTCGCGCTGGAGTGGGGCCGCAAGATCAACGGCAAGTCGCCCACCGCCCAGCGGATGCTGAAGTACTCCTTCAACCTCCTCGACGACGGCCTGGTCGGCCAGCAGCTCTTCGCCGGCGAGACCACCCGGCTGGCCTACATGACCGACGAGGCGCAGGAAGGGCGCGACCAGTTCCTCGAGAAGCGCGAGCCCGACTGGTCGCCGTACCCCTGGTATTACTGAGTCTGGGCGTTTGCGCAGGTCAGCAGCCTGATGGCCCCTCATGCGTGGCAGGTGGGTGGCAAGAATCGCAGGCCCGTGGCCTGAGGGCGCGGATCGCCCGGGCTACGGTCTTTTCGGCGCAGTTGCTGGGAAAAGCACCTGCCGCGGCGCAAAACCGGTGTCAATCCCAGCAATTGCGCGGAAAGACACCGACCCCCGGGACCGGATCAACCTCACTCCGGAGGTTGAGCGGCAGCTCAACGAGCTCGACGCGGGTTCTCTCCCTCCCGCGTCCATCGAGGCGCAGTGCCGTCCTCAGCCGGGGCGGTCGTCTCCTCGGTCAGGAGAACAGGCCGCGCACGTCGTCGGCGTCGATGCCGAGGCCCTGGGCGCCCTCGCCGCTGAACACCGAGGCGAAGAGGTCGGCCTTGCGCTGCTTCAGCGCGACCACCTTCTCCTCGATGGTGCGCAGCGCGACCAGCCGGTAGACCATCACCGGCCGCTCCTGTCCGATCCGGTGCGCCCGGTCGACGGCCTGGTTCTCCGCCGCCGGGTTCCACCAGGGATCGAGCACGAAGACGTAGTCGGCCTCGGTGAGGGTCAGGCCCACCCCGCCGGCCTTGAGGCTGATCAGGAACGCGTCCCCGTCGCCGGACTTGAACGCCTCGATCTCGGCCGCGCGCCGGCGGGTGGCCCCGTCGAGGTAGCGCACGGTCAGCCCCTCCGCCTCCAGACGGGTGCGGGCCCGCTTGAGGAAGCTCGTGAACTGGCTGAAGACCAGGGCGCGGTGACCCTCGGCGGCCAGCTCGACCAGGTGCTCGGCCAGGACGTCCAACTTCGCCGAGCCCAGGGTCTCGTGGGCCTCGTCCACGAGGGCGGGGTCGAGGCTCAGCTGGCGCAGCCGGGTCAGGGCGCTGAAGATCGCCACCCGGTTGGCGTCGAAGTCGTCGACCAGTCCGAGGATGGACTGGCGTTCGCGCTGGAGCCAGGTGTCGTAGAGCCGCTGGTGCGCCGCGCCCAGGGTCACCTCCAGCACCTGCTCCTGCTTGGCTGGCAGGTCCGAGGCCACCAGGTCCTTGGTCCGGCGCAGCACGAACGGCCGGATCCGCGCCCGGAACCGTGCCAGGGCCACGGGGTCGCCGTGCTTCTCGACGGGCCGCGCGACCTGCTCGAGGAACGCCGTCGGCCAGGGGTAGAGGCCCGGCGCCGCCACCGACAGCAGCGACCACATCTCCATCAGCCGGTTCTCGAACGGGGTGCCGGTCACCACCAGCCGGAAGGGCGTGTCCAGGCGCCGGACCGCCTGGTAGGTCTTGCTCCGGTGGTTCTTGATCGCCTGGGCCTCGTCGAGCACCAGCCCGCCCCACTCCAGTGCGGAGTAGGCGTCCGCCTCGAGGCGGAACAGCGTGTAGGAGGTGACGACCACGTCGGCGCCGGTCGCGACCTCGTCGAGGGACGTCGTACGCCGGGCGGCGGAGGCGTCCACGACGCGCACGGTCAGGCCCGGCGTGTGCCGCGCCGCCTCCGAGGCCCACGCCGTCATCACGCTGGTCGGGGCGATGACGAGGAACGGCGCGGCGCCGTGTGCGCGGGCGTGGCTGATCAGCGCCAAGGTCTGCAGGGTCTTGCCCAGCCCCATGTCGTCGGCGAGGATCCCGCCGAGCCCCAGCTGCCACAGCTGGACCAGCCACCGGATCCCGTCGTGCTGGTAGGGCCGCGGTGTGCTCACCAGCCCCGCCACCTCGACCTCGGGCAGCGTCTCGTGGCCGATCAGTGCCTGCGCCGCCTCCACCCAGCGGGCCGCCTGGGCGTCCACGACGCCGAGCTCGGCGAGCTCGGCCCAGAAGCCGAGGTCGCGCTGGTCGACTCGCAGCCGGTCCGGGCGGGCCGCGCGGATCTCGGCCGCGGCCTCGACCAGCTCGGCGAGGCGCCGGAACTCCGGGCGGTCGGTGGCCAGGTGGAGCCCGCTCGGCAGCACCATCCGGGGCTGTCCCGCGGTCAGCGCGCCCAACACGTCGGCGAGCGGCACCTGTTCGCCCTCGACGTCGATGACCACCCGCAGGTCCAACCAGTCGGTGGGGCCGTCGGCGTCGTCCTCATCGGTGACGAACTCGATCGTCGGGGCCGCCACCGCGGCGCGGAAGTGGGGCCGCTGCCCGGTCTCCACCACCTCGATGCCCTCGTGGGCCAGGAGCCGAGGCAGGTCGTCGGCGACGAAGTCCACCGCCGCCGGGCCGGCGATCGCGACGCGCGGTTGCAGGTGCGGCCACTCGCCAGCCGCCTCGAGCAGGGCGCGCTCGGCGGCCGGCCGTCGTACGGCGGGGGCCCGCTGCGTGCTGTCGAGCGGGAAGTGGGCATCGGCGTAGCGCCAGCGCCACGACACCTGGGCGAGGAGCCCCTCCCACTCCACGACCACCTGGAGCCGGGGCGGCACCTCCTCGGCGATCGGGATCGACCCGTCGGAGGAGATGACCGACAGGTGCTGGCGGAGGCGGGGCAGGTAGTCGGTCTCGAAGGCGTCGCGATCGCCGGCCGGCACCTCGAGGGTGCTGCCGCTGCGGTGCACCTGCAGCAACGCCTCCGGCAGCCGCTGCTGCAACGGTGCGAGCACGAGGTGCAGTCGCGGGTGGAGGGCGGTCGAGCCCTGCCGGGTGGGGGAGACCAGCGCGACGGAGTGCGGCCGGCGCCCCAGGAGCAGCAGGCCCTCGTCGGAGACGAACACCTCGCCGTGCCAGACCCCCAGCCGCAGGCTCGCCCCGTCCTGGTGCTCCACGACGTCGAGGACGGCCTCGACCGGGTCGGCGATCTCGACGGAGGAGATGCGTTCGCCGCCGATCAGCGCGATCCCGGCCTCCTGCGCCTGCTGGAGCAGCGTCGGCAGCTGGGGACCGATCTCGGTCAGGTCGAGGACGTCGCGCGGCGCCGCTCCGGGGACCGCCTGGACGAACCGGCTCAGCACCGCGAGCTGGTCGAGGTCGTGGGCCTCGTCGTACTGGGGAGCCGCGGCGTGCGCCCAGGAGATCCCGGTCTTGATCCAGTTGTCCCGCGCCCCCTGGCGCATGGGCCGCAGCCACAGGCGTTGACCGGCCTCGGCGTGGCCGCGGTAGCGCCGCCGGGTCGGCACCGGGATCTCGAACTGCAGCGCCAGCTTCCTGCGCGCGGGCGGGGCCGACGCGCCCTGCTCCAGCGGCTCGAGCACCTGGTCCAGGCTGCGCCGCCACGCCGGCGGCGCGGCCACCGGGCGCATCGATTCGGCTGCCCGGATCGCCAGCAGGACCGCGACGGCGTGCTTGCACTGGTGACCGACCGGGCACTCGCACCGGGCGTCGATGGCGCCCTCGTCGATCCGGACCTGGACCCGGTAGGGAGCGTTCCTGCTGCCGGCGACGGACCCGCGGATCTCCACCGCGCCGCGGCCGCTCGGGCCCACCTCGGCGGAGAGCACCCGCCGGGTCGCGGCGTACTGCCGACCGCGGGCGATGCTGCCGGGGTCGAAGGCGGTGAAGAGCGCTGTGTCGCTGATCGTCACCCGCCCCACGACGACTAGGGTGCCACACGCCGAGGCGGTGACCGGGCGCCCGGGCTCCCGCCCGGCCCGCGCCGCTGCGCTCGCCTTGGTAGTCCTGAAGCGACGCCGCCACCGACCCCCGAGGACCTCATGACCACCCGCTGGGAGCGCATCGCTCGGGCCAACAACGGCGAGGAGTACGCCGCGGCGTACGCCGAGCGCTTCCGCGTGCTCGCGGCGCAGGGCGAGGACATCCACGGCGAGGCGGGCTTCGTGCAGCGCCTGCTCGAGCCGCCGGCGCGGGTGCTGGACGCCGGCTGCGGGACCGGTCGGATCACCGAGCGGCTCGCCGAGCTCGGCTATGCGGTGGTGGGCACCGACGTCGACGCCGCGATGCTCGAGCAGGCCCGCGCGGCGGCGCCAACGCTGGACTGGCGCCAGGCGGACCTGGCCACGATGGATCTCGGGGAGATCTTCGACCTGGTGCTGCTGGCCGGCAACATCATCGCGCTGCTCGAGCCCGGCACCCTGGGCGCGGTGGCCGAGCGGCTGGCCGCGCACACGACGCCGGGCGGACTGGTGGTCTGCGGGTTCGGCCTGGACTCCGCCCACCTGCCGGCCGGCTGCGCGCCGACCTCGCTGGCCGACCACGACGCCGCGCTGGCCGCGGCGGGCCTCGAGCCCGTCGCGCGCTACTCGACGTGGGACGGTGAGCCGTACGACGACGGTGGGTACGTCATCACCATGCACCGTCGACCCCGTGACTCCCAGCAGGACGCGTCATGACCGGGCGGAAGGTGGTCGTGCTGACCGGCGCCGGGATCTCCGCGGAGAGCGGCGTCCCGACGTTCCGCGACTCCGACGGGCTGTGGGAGGGCCACCGCGCCGAGGACGTCGCCACCCCGGAGGCCTTCGAGCACCAGCCGTCGGTGGTGCAGGGCTTCTACGACGCGCGCCGCGCCGCCCTCGCCCACGTGGAGCCCAACCCCGCCCACCTCGCGCTGGCCCGCCTCGAGGAGGCGCTCGGCGACGACCTGCTGGTGGTCACCCAGAACGTCGACGACCTGCACGAGCGCGCCGGCTCGACGCGCGTGGTGCACATGCACGGTGAGCTGCTGTCCGCGCTGTGCGTCGGCTGCCGCCGCCGCTCGCGCTGGGCCGGTGACCTCAGCGACCACCCGCCGTGCCCGCGCTGCGGCAGCGCCGAGCTGCGCCCCGACATCGTCTGGTTCGGCGAGGTCCCCTACGCGATGGACCGCATCATCGAGGCGCTCCACCGCTGCGACCTGTTCGTCTCCATCGGCACCTCCGGCGCGGTCTACCCCGCGGCCGGCTTCGTGCAGAGCGCGGTCACCGCCGGCGCGCACACCCTCGAGCT includes the following:
- the recD gene encoding exodeoxyribonuclease V subunit alpha codes for the protein MIERFEVEDRFDARLAIGATGLLRTFNHAGVITAADVHVATRLGELTGTADEEVRLALALAVRAARHGSVCVDLAAVAAPADPDPQTTSTDPGDPLPWPDAEGWLARVAASPAAAASVVQVEHGQLYLDRYWREEGQVRDDLLTRAAAVAPSVDPVRLEATAARLFPGEGYAEQRAAALAAARQWTTVLTGGPGTGKTTTVAGLLALLTDQAEASGRRLRIALTAPTGKAAARLQQAVEEAQRSARFTDADRARLAELGASTLHRLLGWVPESSTRFRHHRGNKLPHDVVVVDETSMLSLTMMARLLESVRPDARLVLVGDPDQLASVEAGAVLSDLVQGLAGTAPDAVAALRTTHRFGGSIGALAEALRAGDADEVLALLTSGAGDVELIDPDDPTATDQLRGLLVQHALAVRSAALAGDAEAAVAATDDHRLLCAHRDGPWGVNHWNRQVERWLGEATGQPVGAVWGQEWYAGRPLLVTANDYGLGLFNGDTGVVVREDDELRAVVAGVGEHLRFATSRLSDVDTLHAMTVHKSQGSQAREVTVLLPPEDSPLLTRELFYTAVTRAQERVRVVGSQAAVRAAVAHRVQRATGLRQRLRAASDVALVAR
- a CDS encoding ACT domain-containing protein, translating into MPYLLRVELPDVPGSLGRLASAIGAAGGDIDAIEIVEKRRDDGVAVDDVLLETTPGTMPDSIVSACNALDGVQVIWISRYAAGGNLFLDLEAVEELTGDPVRALDRLIDLLPITFRADWAARVHRDTGVVYGTQAAPSDLTWQQLGKAARLDTDDDNVHCGARLNKHEVVIIGRRGGPEFLDSELARLGHLVALAMSISRAG
- a CDS encoding MFS transporter, which codes for MSTISARRPPAPVRPGAVVVVLAVAGITAALMQTLVVPLIQDLPQILDTSRSNASWVITATLLTSAVATPISGRLGDMFGKRRIMLICVGSLIVGSVVGALATTVVPMIIGRGLQGIGMGMIPLGISAMRDLIPAERLGGSIALMSASMGIGGALGLPLAAAVAEHANWRALFWGAAALAVLVAVLIVTLIPPTPITSTGGFDGVGAVGLGVGLVSLLLGVSKGADWGWSSPITLGLLIGAVVVLVAWGAYELRSTAPLVDLRVAARPVVLLTNLASLVIGFAMYAQSLIIPQLLQLPSETGYGLGQSMVAMGLWMMPGGFVMMAMSPVGARISHARGPKITLALGGFVVAVGYLCATLLMSSTWGLLVAVCICSMGVGFAYGAMPALIMGSVPLSITASANSVNTLMRALGTSFAAAVVGVVLAQMTTDFGGVAVPSKAGFQTGLLLGAGLALLAGIIALCIPQRASRAAEDHIEHSDQAESAEGVQAAAAR
- a CDS encoding nitroreductase family deazaflavin-dependent oxidoreductase — its product is MTLTGEYEPSPEQWVRDQVAEFEASDGQRANVLPGTEDPIVVITSRGARSGKLRKNPVMRVERDGTYVAIASKGGADDHPTWYYNFIAHPEVELQDGAEKHTYRARIVTGEERAEWWDLAVRTWATYGEYQKKTDREIPVFLLERI
- a CDS encoding 1,4-dihydroxy-2-naphthoyl-CoA synthase; protein product: MSAIDGVSEIFDPADWDEVPGFADLTDLTYHRAKAHGTVRIAFDRPDVLNAFRPHTVDELLRTLEHARQSADVGCVILTGNGPSAKNGKWSFCSGGDQRIRGKAGYQYEDKAIGADDTGAEEPSVIDKAKLARLHILECQRLIRFMPKVVICVVPGWAAGGGHSLHAVADLTLASREHAKFKQTDADVGSFDGGYGSAYLARQVGQKFAREIFFLGEEYSAEEMFAMGAVNRVVEHAQLEKVALEWGRKINGKSPTAQRMLKYSFNLLDDGLVGQQLFAGETTRLAYMTDEAQEGRDQFLEKREPDWSPYPWYY
- a CDS encoding DEAD/DEAH box helicase: MGRVTISDTALFTAFDPGSIARGRQYAATRRVLSAEVGPSGRGAVEIRGSVAGSRNAPYRVQVRIDEGAIDARCECPVGHQCKHAVAVLLAIRAAESMRPVAAPPAWRRSLDQVLEPLEQGASAPPARRKLALQFEIPVPTRRRYRGHAEAGQRLWLRPMRQGARDNWIKTGISWAHAAAPQYDEAHDLDQLAVLSRFVQAVPGAAPRDVLDLTEIGPQLPTLLQQAQEAGIALIGGERISSVEIADPVEAVLDVVEHQDGASLRLGVWHGEVFVSDEGLLLLGRRPHSVALVSPTRQGSTALHPRLHLVLAPLQQRLPEALLQVHRSGSTLEVPAGDRDAFETDYLPRLRQHLSVISSDGSIPIAEEVPPRLQVVVEWEGLLAQVSWRWRYADAHFPLDSTQRAPAVRRPAAERALLEAAGEWPHLQPRVAIAGPAAVDFVADDLPRLLAHEGIEVVETGQRPHFRAAVAAPTIEFVTDEDDADGPTDWLDLRVVIDVEGEQVPLADVLGALTAGQPRMVLPSGLHLATDRPEFRRLAELVEAAAEIRAARPDRLRVDQRDLGFWAELAELGVVDAQAARWVEAAQALIGHETLPEVEVAGLVSTPRPYQHDGIRWLVQLWQLGLGGILADDMGLGKTLQTLALISHARAHGAAPFLVIAPTSVMTAWASEAARHTPGLTVRVVDASAARRTTSLDEVATGADVVVTSYTLFRLEADAYSALEWGGLVLDEAQAIKNHRSKTYQAVRRLDTPFRLVVTGTPFENRLMEMWSLLSVAAPGLYPWPTAFLEQVARPVEKHGDPVALARFRARIRPFVLRRTKDLVASDLPAKQEQVLEVTLGAAHQRLYDTWLQRERQSILGLVDDFDANRVAIFSALTRLRQLSLDPALVDEAHETLGSAKLDVLAEHLVELAAEGHRALVFSQFTSFLKRARTRLEAEGLTVRYLDGATRRRAAEIEAFKSGDGDAFLISLKAGGVGLTLTEADYVFVLDPWWNPAAENQAVDRAHRIGQERPVMVYRLVALRTIEEKVVALKQRKADLFASVFSGEGAQGLGIDADDVRGLFS
- a CDS encoding class I SAM-dependent methyltransferase; translated protein: MTTRWERIARANNGEEYAAAYAERFRVLAAQGEDIHGEAGFVQRLLEPPARVLDAGCGTGRITERLAELGYAVVGTDVDAAMLEQARAAAPTLDWRQADLATMDLGEIFDLVLLAGNIIALLEPGTLGAVAERLAAHTTPGGLVVCGFGLDSAHLPAGCAPTSLADHDAALAAAGLEPVARYSTWDGEPYDDGGYVITMHRRPRDSQQDAS
- a CDS encoding NAD-dependent deacylase translates to MTGRKVVVLTGAGISAESGVPTFRDSDGLWEGHRAEDVATPEAFEHQPSVVQGFYDARRAALAHVEPNPAHLALARLEEALGDDLLVVTQNVDDLHERAGSTRVVHMHGELLSALCVGCRRRSRWAGDLSDHPPCPRCGSAELRPDIVWFGEVPYAMDRIIEALHRCDLFVSIGTSGAVYPAAGFVQSAVTAGAHTLELNLLPSEGSHLFEESRLGPAGVLVPAWVSEWLDGAR